The sequence TTTATACTACATCATATATGAATCTTTATAATTTACTGCACTGCACGTATACCATATATGGTGCTGTGTGACGTCTCATCCAACAACTTTGTTATGTAGCTTTCTCTTTATTGCGTTTGGTTTTTCTAGAAAATGGAATCATGTGACGTTGGCTTATTAAGTGCTCGCGGTTGGGTAATAATTATTTCGATATTTTTGTGTATATGCTGATGCTAAAATTATAATTTGTTGTCCACGATAGAAATGCTGGTTGGACTGGCATGAAGTTTTACATGAGACTTGAAAAGCGAATGATTTTGAGTTCTTTTATTTTGATATACAAGAATGTTTGCAAGTCCATGTTGGTGCATCATTATTTCCAAtctatcatttatttatttaactaaaataacacaatTTAATCATCTGAGCATAAATAACTGCATTGGGAGAAACTTTAGtagttaaataattaaatgcTATCCAAGAACCCGAGCCAGAGAACATTGATTGTGGATTAGTTTTCTGGTAGCTGTGCTGTAACTGCTCTATCCGTTTTCTAAATTGAAGTGGACAAGTAGTTAAGATGCTGTATAGCGCTGCTAATTTAGGATCACAATTGATTTGCTTgccatataatttttatttaatgtttggACCTACATGCTAGTATGAAATTCTGTGGTTTACAATTGTTCACGTTGTTTTGCATTCGATATAATTGTCCTATTCAATGTAACTGGCTTGTTATAGCTGAGGCATATATTGTTCTTGTTTAATAGGTGCAACATCTTTCCTCTTTACCGAGTATCAATATGTTGGAATTTTCATGGTTGCTTTTGCAATCCTGATTTTCCTCTTCCTGGGCTCAGTTGAGGGCTTCAGCACAAAGAGCCAGCCTTGCACTTATGACAAGGAGAAGTTATGCAAACCAGCTCTTGCAACTGCTGTCTTCAGTACTGTATCCTTCTTGCTTGGTGCTCTCACCTCCGTTGCTTCTGGTTTTCTTGGGATGAAAATTGCAACCTATGCAAATGCAAGGACAACATTGGAAGCTAGGAAAGGTGTTGGGAAAGCATTTATCGTGGCATTCAGATCTGGTGCAGTTATGGGTTTTCTCCTTGCTGCAAATGGTTTATTGGTTCTTTATATTACTATAAATCTTTTCAAGCTCTACTACGGGGATGATTGGGAAGGCCTTTTTGAGGCAATTACTGGATATGGTCTTGGAGGTTCCTCCATGGCTTTGTTTGGGAGAGTTGGAGGTGGTATTTACACTAAGGCTGCTGATGTTGGTGCTGATCTAGTTGGAAAGGTTGAAAGGAACATACCTGAAGATGACCCCCGAAATCCTGCTGTAAGTTActgtatttatttgaaattactATTTCAAAAGCGACATATTGTTAACAGCAGCGACATATTGTTAACAGCTTAATTTTTCTTGTTAGGTGATTGCTGACAATGTTGGTGATAATGTTGGAGATATTGCTGGAATGGGATCTGATCTTTTCGGTTCATACGCTGAATCGTCATGCGCTGCCCTTGTTGTGGCCTCAATATCCTCCTTTGGAATAACCCATGACTTCACTGCAATGTGCTATCCTTTGCTTATAAGTTCCATGGGAATCCTTGTTTGCTTAATCACAACCCTTTTTGCTACTGACTTTTTTGAAATCAAGGCTGTCAATGAAATCGAACCAGCATTGAAGAAGCAGCTTATTATCTCCACTATTCTTATGACTGTGGGAATTGCAATTGTCACCTGGACTTGCCTGCCATCATCCTTCACCATCTTCAACTTTGGTGTCCAAAAAGTTGTGAAGAACTGGTAAGAACTGATTCAGCTGTTGAAAAATGGAACTACTTCTACTCGTATCTTATCTTTCTATCTTCAAATTCTCTTTTGAATGAGCAATCTTGTATGGGTGTTTAATTGAAATGGATCCCTTTCTCCTTCATAGTTGCAAATTTTCTTTTTGTTGAAATTAAAATTGAGGGTCGGTTGAGTTTCCTGGAGTTTACAAACATGTTTGAAGAATGTGATTTGTTCCCACTTTCAATCAAATCTACTTTTGGGTCTTGTACTTTGGTTATCTTCACTTTGATAATCGTATGTTGTGATTCCAATTTGTCTGACATTCCATTGCAATTTTTCCCAGGCAACTGTTCCTCTGTGTTTGTGTTGGGCTATGGGCTGGACTTATTATTGGGTTTGTGACTGAATATTACACCAGCAACGCTTACAGGTGCACCAAGGAATTCCTTTGACATGTCTGATTGACATATAGCATATTGATCATTATTTTCCATCTTGCTTCTTGGCTCTTTTATTGTAATAACTTggttttctcaatttttttgttCAGCCCTGTGCAAGATGTTGCTGATTCCTGCAGAACTGGTGCTGCCACCAATGTTATATTCGGTCTTGCCTTGGGATACAAATCAGTTATAATTCCAATTTTTGCGATTGCTATTAGTATATTCGTAAGTTTCACGTTTGCTGCGATGTATGGTATTGCCGTAGCTGCCCTGGGAATGCTGAGCACAATTGCCACGGGGTTGGCCATTGATGCTTATGGTCCAATCAGTGATAATGCTGGAGGAATAGCTGAGATGGCTGGCATGAGCCATAGAATACGTGAGAGAACTGATGCCCTTGATGCTGCTGGTAACACCACTGCTGCAATTGGGAAGGTATTATATCTTTCTTTTGCTGCTCTATTGGTATTGTACGATTGATTTAATaagtattttatgattatcAAGTATTTCTATGTGTTGAGACTCTACTCACCCAGAAGTTTTATGTTTAAGAGTGTCTCTATTGATAAAAAGTGAAagattgttttgtttttgtatcAGTTGATTGACTTCAATGAGTCCTGCTTCATTTTAAACATTCTCAAGTCTCAagatatttaatataaatactaaacaTATGTTTATGCTAACTAATAGATAAGTCAATAAAAGTAGAATATCTTTCAGTTTAGTTTAAAACCTCTTTAATCACTTCCCAAACCTACCATTTTTTGGTCTTGCCTGGGTACTGTTGCGTGGGGAAAAAATCTATCTGCCTTTCTTGTTAACTCACATGGTTATAACTTTAATCCAACTTGATGCTTTGTTCTCAGGGGTTTGCCATTGGATCAGCTGCACTTGTTTCATTGGCACTTTTCGGTGCATTTGTGAGCCGGGCTGAAATTACTACTGTTGATGTTTTGACTCCTAAAGTTTTCATTGGTTTAATAGTGGGTGCCATGCTTCCATACTGGTTCTCTGCCATGACCATGAAGAGTGTTGGCAGTGCTGCTTTGAAGATGGTGGAGGAAGTTCGTAGGCAGTTTAACACTATTGCTGGTCTCATGGAAGGTACTGCCAAGCCCGATTATGCTACTTGTGTGAAGATTTCCACCGATGCATCTATCAAGGAGATGATACCCCCTGGTGCTCTTGTCATGCTTACTCCTTTGATAGTTGGAATCTTATTTGGTGTCGAGACCCTTTCTGGTGTTCTTGCCGGTTCTCTTGTTTCTGGTGTCCAGGTATGTTTTTTCAATTCTTGTTGAAACGATTTAAATGCGTATGGAGCTTGCACGTCCTTGTGCCTTGTTATAAAACTGGGTACATGCCTTATCAGAGCGACTTAGACAAAGTGATAATATTTGTGAACTCTTTTAAGTATACGGAAGGAAGTATGTACGGTATTTCTATATTTCTTTTCAACCCATGAATGACAATGGAGAATACATTACATTTGCATTGATGGCAAGCTCAAAGCACCAGGCATTAGAAGCCTTCCTTTTTCCAGAGTGCCGCACCTTGCATCTGGTCATGTGCCTGAAGGGATTATAGTTACCCTGTTTAACTAATTTTTTCAATTGTCGACTGCTGACAGTTTTTATTTACCCCTATTTGTATCCTCACAGATTGCCATCTCTGCTTCCAACACTGGCGGTGCATGGGACAATGCTAAGAAATACATTGAAGTAAGTGTAAATGGCTATATTTGTACCAGCTCAACATTTTAGGGTCGTTGATTTCTTACCTCCTCACTATTCTACAGGCTGGTgcatcagagcatgcaaaaacCCTTGGCCCCAAAGGATCAGAACCACACAAGGCAGCTGTCATTGGTGACACGATCGGAGACCCTCTTAAAGACACTTCAGGGCCCTCACTCAACATCCTCATCAAACTCATGGCTGTTGAGTCGCTCGTGTTTGCTCCCTTCTTTGCCACTCATGGTGGTCTCCTATTTAAGATATGAAGTACAGATAAGTTGGCAAAGGAGTGTCTTGGCATCATCCGTTTTGGTCCTTGCAGTTTGTACCCGTTTCTCTTGTATTTTGTCACTTTCTTTATGGAAGGTTTTAAGTTTAGCCCATAGGTGTCTGAGTCCCCTTTCTTAtatgattattattatgattgtgAGGGTAAGGATGATGATGAAAATCCATGCTTTTGCCATGGTGGTATCGAAATTGGATGTTAGATTTTGTTTTGATCCATGTTACAAACAGCTAGTTCACTAGTTTTCATTTTGacatttaattttgtttttacaAGGATCCATAGACTTCTTTAATTCTATATTTTGTTTAGATATTTCAACTATATTGTTTCTTGCCTTGTTGGAGCACATTGGAATTATGATGATTTGGGCTGCTTTTTTAGGCTTCTGTGTATCTTGACGTGAAATGAGACAGACCTTTTTCTGAGGACCGTAATAAGAGTGCATTCAGATGTGGATATATATCATATGTGAGATCCTGGTTTGTTTTAATAGACTCAATATATGagtagaaatatttaattttaaattatcttGGTTTTTAATCCAAGTACATCATTAAATTTTTCCTTGtggtacttttttttttttttgacagtaAAAAACTTGCAATATTATTAATTTGGAGAATTAAAATTTGTTACAATATTTACCAGCCTAGATGGAAAATTCCCAAGCTCCCACACAAAAGGAAAAGGGGAAGAAATAGCAAAATAAGCTAAAGAGTATGGAACCATATTCTCTAAGCGTCGAACATGAAATAATCTGATAGTAGGTCTTGTCTCGAGAAAGTGTTTGATGTCGGATGCAATATCTCCATTATAGCTGAGATCCTCATTTGGGTTGGTGATTGCTTGCATCGCCAAAAGAAAATGAGTAATAATTTCATGAATTTCCAACCCTCGCTCTCGTACCATACGAATACCTTCTCTGATAGCAACCAATTTGGACACTTTCTTAGATATTTtgcaaatataataatataatgtaatagaTCCATATGAAACTAATGAACAAAGACCAAAGAGGAGATAAAGACCTTGATGCGAATATTCGATTGTAAGAgtcaaaatgaaaattttaatggGTCCTTTGAACAATATTTTCCATTATATTGGAGTAAATAGGTTTAAACACAAGGACTGACTATTGAGCACTTGACgtgtatattttatttttgaggaGATATTTAATGTTAAAAAAGTAAGTAAGCGGAGACAATGAAGACACGTGTTGATTGTAATAATATATTTCAACCTTTTTAGAAATGAAGTTTTGTAAGAGGAACGTCTTTTGAATCTCATCTCATGTGCTGGCCTAGTTCAAATATTTAATGATAATCATAGAAATGAAGATCAATATATTCAAGAGATGATTATCTTGCAATATATTCTAAAGAGCAAATTTACAGAATCATGACAATAAGGTTTACTAGAAGCAGTGGCGGAGCCACATATATTGTCACCCGGGCTTTAGTCCGGGTggcacaaattttttttgaaatttttaataattttagattaatttgatattagcTCGGATAGcttgattcaaaaaaattaaagtattgAAGGGCTTAAAATTCTAGTCCGGGTAGATTGATATTTCTGGCTCCATCATTGACTAGAAAAACTATTTCTATGTCTGATCCGATAGGATgagtatttcttaattttttttttcttaatgtAATTGTCCCACATTTTTGGTGTGATATAAAAGTCTGgtttgctaaaaaaaaaaaaaaaaaaaaaaaaaagtctatgtgtgcttaaaaaaatttcgaatATAAAAACTAACATTTTTCACACTTTGTGACATTGGAGAATTTGAAAGCTTGCCATTGATAGATTGATCAACTTATATCAACATTGTCAGTACAATACTTCGAACTTCTCAGATCAAAGACGGAAACGCCAATATTTCACATTTTCTCCTAGCTGGATGGCGTCTAATTTCCCTATTCTGAGACTAATTGCCATGTCCTATTTAGCTTATATGAATTTGGATGGCTATTTATCTTATGTTTTCTGAAGTAGACTGTATAATTTTTACACCTGAAAAATTAAGTGGAAGTATAGTATAGTAATGCAGCAGAGGGCATAAAAGCAGACGTCCAACCATAATAATcgagttaattttgtaggatttCATGCCGCAAGAACAAATGTAAAGAAACATAAAGGAGATGGGAGAAAATGAATGATTAATTGTACTTGATATAAAAAGGATGATACAAAAGACATTGTTGCCATACATTTGTATTCGACTCTCAAGGATCTTGACAGAGTGTCCGAATTGAAGATGAGTAAACAAGAGTATAAGTCAAATCTCCCCTCGATAACCTCCTGACCCGAAATAATCCCTTCTTGAACTCGCGATCTGCATGCTCTTTTGATGCTCCAACTTGGGGCAATCAC comes from Henckelia pumila isolate YLH828 chromosome 4, ASM3356847v2, whole genome shotgun sequence and encodes:
- the LOC140860292 gene encoding pyrophosphate-energized vacuolar membrane proton pump 1 encodes the protein MVSSALLPDLGTEIVIPVCAVIGIAFSLVQWYLVSQVKMTPERGGGSASNNGKNGYNDYLIEEEDGMSDQSVVDKCADIQNAISEGATSFLFTEYQYVGIFMVAFAILIFLFLGSVEGFSTKSQPCTYDKEKLCKPALATAVFSTVSFLLGALTSVASGFLGMKIATYANARTTLEARKGVGKAFIVAFRSGAVMGFLLAANGLLVLYITINLFKLYYGDDWEGLFEAITGYGLGGSSMALFGRVGGGIYTKAADVGADLVGKVERNIPEDDPRNPAVIADNVGDNVGDIAGMGSDLFGSYAESSCAALVVASISSFGITHDFTAMCYPLLISSMGILVCLITTLFATDFFEIKAVNEIEPALKKQLIISTILMTVGIAIVTWTCLPSSFTIFNFGVQKVVKNWQLFLCVCVGLWAGLIIGFVTEYYTSNAYSPVQDVADSCRTGAATNVIFGLALGYKSVIIPIFAIAISIFVSFTFAAMYGIAVAALGMLSTIATGLAIDAYGPISDNAGGIAEMAGMSHRIRERTDALDAAGNTTAAIGKGFAIGSAALVSLALFGAFVSRAEITTVDVLTPKVFIGLIVGAMLPYWFSAMTMKSVGSAALKMVEEVRRQFNTIAGLMEGTAKPDYATCVKISTDASIKEMIPPGALVMLTPLIVGILFGVETLSGVLAGSLVSGVQIAISASNTGGAWDNAKKYIEAGASEHAKTLGPKGSEPHKAAVIGDTIGDPLKDTSGPSLNILIKLMAVESLVFAPFFATHGGLLFKI